A DNA window from Actinomadura coerulea contains the following coding sequences:
- a CDS encoding glycosyltransferase family 4 protein translates to MRSQTGVPGRAGVPGGQIGMIQIARALPPLGTEVSLFVGGPRMAYFAGLDDLDPRYLRWPTWLDTAIASAPGGVRALGRRLRRRRWLAAVTALPEFAGADVIHVQGLEDAEALLDRVDGPIVVTHWGRVGRWLPTGTDARADELLAERISRIRAGARIVAIGQAQAQALTDAGLPPSAVIPPGIDLEHFAPGDRARARGTLGLPSDAKIVLYVGRLAADKNVETVLSAFAGISAKVGNSRLLVVGDGPFRQDLQRAAARLGVEASVSFLSFVPHQQLPAYYQAADVTVVPSNLLETFCMVALEAIACRCPLVVTDQVPEILNDFPDVPSVSPYDVAGFQKHMLAALRGELGPAADGRVSEYAWSGIARQYADLYQTADRRGGGETSSR, encoded by the coding sequence ATGAGGAGCCAGACCGGTGTGCCCGGGCGGGCCGGCGTGCCCGGGGGGCAGATCGGCATGATCCAGATCGCCCGTGCGCTGCCCCCGCTCGGAACCGAGGTGAGCCTGTTCGTCGGCGGGCCGCGGATGGCCTACTTCGCGGGCCTCGACGACCTCGATCCGCGCTACCTGCGCTGGCCGACCTGGCTCGACACCGCCATCGCGTCCGCGCCGGGCGGGGTGCGCGCGCTCGGCCGGCGCCTGCGGCGGCGCCGGTGGCTGGCCGCGGTCACGGCGCTGCCGGAGTTCGCCGGCGCGGACGTGATCCACGTCCAGGGTCTCGAGGACGCCGAAGCGCTGCTCGACCGGGTCGACGGGCCGATCGTCGTCACCCACTGGGGACGGGTCGGCCGGTGGCTTCCCACCGGAACCGACGCGCGCGCGGACGAACTGCTGGCCGAGCGCATCAGCCGGATCCGCGCCGGAGCCAGGATCGTGGCCATCGGCCAGGCGCAGGCCCAGGCGCTGACGGACGCGGGCCTGCCGCCGTCGGCCGTCATCCCGCCCGGGATCGACCTGGAGCACTTCGCCCCGGGCGACCGCGCCCGGGCCCGCGGCACGCTGGGGCTGCCCTCCGACGCCAAGATCGTGCTCTACGTGGGCCGCCTCGCCGCCGACAAGAACGTCGAGACCGTGCTGTCGGCGTTCGCCGGCATCAGCGCGAAGGTCGGGAACAGCAGGCTGCTCGTCGTCGGCGACGGCCCCTTCCGGCAGGACCTGCAACGCGCCGCCGCGCGGCTCGGCGTCGAAGCGTCGGTGTCGTTCCTGTCCTTCGTCCCCCACCAGCAGCTGCCCGCGTACTACCAGGCCGCCGACGTCACCGTCGTGCCGTCGAACCTGCTGGAGACGTTCTGCATGGTCGCCCTCGAGGCCATCGCCTGCCGCTGCCCTCTGGTCGTCACCGACCAGGTCCCGGAGATCCTGAACGACTTCCCCGACGTCCCCTCGGTGTCCCCCTACGACGTCGCCGGCTTCCAGAAGCACATGCTCGCGGCCCTGCGCGGCGAGCTGGGTCCGGCCGCCGACGGGCGCGTCAGCGAGTACGCCTGGAGCGGGATAGCCCGTCAGTACGCTGACCTGTACCAGACCGCCGACCGCCGCGGCGGCGGCGAGACCTCAAGCCGATAG
- a CDS encoding arylsulfotransferase family protein, translating to MSPRSGEPRGLLFSPASSYPTPMAYVIDRDGTILHTWSHTHGQPRPEDDPPSYLRGWNHVEMDGSGGLFAVVPLRALLKLTRDSRLEWACDVAAHHDLAIDADGTVLVLGEAPRRVGDGPAAHVVLDNLVTTVSADGVVESEASLYDVLRTDPGLRRLIDTEVRRRAAAFRRRGWPVPGDGVPDAAAAETREILRTGTHTGERRRALRLLRALPGSPCDVLHANTLEVLPAHPAGLWAQGDLLVCMRELDAIAVIGRAGDRVAWWWGPGELSRPHQPTLLPDGRILVFDNGVERRRSRLVAVDPATGEIGWSWTASPPESFFCPLAGGAEPLPDGGVLVTNSTAGAAFELTDGGRVGWEMSLPVEVYGAERGRVSIYRMSAVPAGVLAGEPAGRAPAAAGTGERVSS from the coding sequence GTGAGCCCGCGGTCCGGCGAGCCGCGCGGCCTGCTGTTCTCCCCCGCGTCGAGCTATCCCACGCCGATGGCGTACGTCATCGACCGCGACGGGACGATCCTGCACACCTGGAGCCACACCCACGGCCAGCCCCGCCCGGAGGACGACCCGCCGAGCTACCTGCGCGGCTGGAACCACGTCGAGATGGACGGGTCGGGCGGCCTCTTCGCGGTCGTGCCGCTGCGCGCGCTGCTCAAGCTCACCCGCGACTCGCGGCTGGAATGGGCGTGCGACGTGGCCGCGCACCACGATCTCGCGATCGACGCCGACGGCACCGTCCTGGTCCTCGGCGAGGCGCCCCGCCGTGTGGGCGACGGCCCGGCCGCCCACGTGGTGCTCGACAACCTGGTCACGACGGTCTCCGCCGACGGCGTCGTCGAGAGTGAGGCGTCGCTGTACGACGTCCTGCGGACGGACCCCGGCCTGCGCCGGTTGATCGACACGGAGGTACGGCGGCGCGCCGCCGCGTTCCGGCGGCGCGGATGGCCCGTCCCCGGCGACGGCGTCCCGGACGCGGCGGCCGCCGAGACCCGGGAGATCCTGCGGACGGGAACCCATACGGGAGAGCGGCGCCGCGCACTGCGGCTCCTGCGCGCCCTTCCCGGGTCACCGTGCGACGTGCTGCACGCCAACACCCTCGAAGTTCTGCCGGCCCACCCGGCGGGCCTCTGGGCGCAGGGCGACCTGCTGGTCTGCATGCGGGAACTCGACGCCATCGCGGTGATCGGCCGCGCGGGCGACCGGGTGGCGTGGTGGTGGGGGCCCGGCGAGCTGTCGAGGCCGCACCAGCCCACCCTGCTCCCGGACGGCCGGATCCTGGTCTTCGACAACGGCGTGGAGAGGCGGCGCTCGCGCCTGGTCGCGGTGGATCCGGCCACCGGCGAGATCGGGTGGAGCTGGACGGCCTCCCCGCCGGAGTCGTTCTTCTGCCCGCTCGCGGGCGGCGCCGAGCCGCTGCCGGACGGCGGCGTCCTGGTCACGAACTCCACGGCCGGCGCCGCCTTCGAACTGACGGACGGCGGACGGGTCGGCTGGGAGATGTCCCTGCCCGTCGAGGTGTACGGGGCCGAGCGCGGGCGGGTCTCCATCTACCGGATGTCGGCGGTGCCCGCCGGCGTCCTCGCCGGGGAGCCGGCCGGACGTGCCCCGGCGGCGGCCGGGACGGGGGAGCGGGTGAGTTCGTGA
- a CDS encoding glycosyltransferase family 2 protein, whose product MPADLRTPRSRPLVSVIIPTLNRAAALDAALNSVRTAARRLSDDGDAVEAIVVNDGGRSVGGLVDAWKPRLRVTLIELDRCSGGASVPRNVAIDAAQGEYIAFLDDDDVFLPPHLAVGCEPLRRGEADFVYLGAVVSERRLDALPKNLGDHRLKAYPYDLRFLMVANYLHTGSVIVRNFRRTDVRFDPRLDVCEDWDLWIALTAQLNYRVAFVDEITSVYHQIPDTSGVVSGAQLISPSKFAVARDYINAKWPVADPVVEGYRAWLVALERHRDDLIARRRRMPNLLFDEILGYLHERITRGLPPDHSHIARFFTAAAPVGPEAIA is encoded by the coding sequence ATGCCGGCTGACCTGCGCACCCCCCGCTCCCGGCCGCTGGTCAGCGTCATCATCCCCACCCTGAACCGTGCCGCGGCGCTGGACGCGGCGCTGAACAGCGTCAGGACGGCCGCCCGGAGGCTCTCCGACGACGGGGACGCGGTCGAGGCGATCGTGGTCAACGACGGCGGCCGGTCCGTCGGCGGCCTCGTGGACGCCTGGAAGCCGCGGCTGCGCGTCACGCTGATCGAGCTCGACCGCTGCTCGGGCGGGGCGTCGGTGCCGCGCAACGTCGCCATCGACGCCGCCCAGGGCGAGTACATCGCGTTCCTCGACGACGATGACGTCTTCCTGCCCCCGCACCTGGCCGTCGGGTGCGAGCCGCTGCGGCGGGGGGAGGCGGACTTCGTCTACCTGGGCGCCGTCGTGTCCGAGCGGCGGCTGGACGCCCTGCCGAAAAACCTCGGCGACCACCGGCTCAAGGCCTACCCCTACGATCTCCGCTTCCTGATGGTGGCGAACTACCTGCACACCGGTTCGGTGATCGTGCGCAACTTCCGGCGCACCGACGTCCGGTTCGATCCGCGGCTGGACGTCTGCGAGGACTGGGACCTGTGGATCGCGCTGACCGCCCAGCTGAACTACCGCGTCGCCTTCGTGGACGAGATCACCTCCGTCTACCACCAGATCCCCGACACCAGCGGGGTGGTGTCCGGAGCGCAGCTGATCTCGCCGTCGAAGTTCGCCGTGGCCCGCGACTACATCAACGCCAAGTGGCCGGTGGCGGACCCGGTCGTGGAGGGGTACCGCGCCTGGCTGGTCGCGCTGGAGCGGCACCGGGACGATCTCATCGCGCGCCGCCGGCGCATGCCGAACCTGCTGTTCGACGAGATCCTCGGCTACCTGCACGAGCGGATCACCCGGGGGCTGCCGCCCGACCACTCCCACATCGCCCGGTTCTTCACCGCGGCCGCGCCGGTGGGGCCGGAGGCGATCGCGTGA
- a CDS encoding carbamoyltransferase C-terminal domain-containing protein encodes MAIKPGHDGSIAVVEDGRLLWCLESEKDTFPRYAPLTPTTLLEAAQRLDRMPDVVALGGWAKPRTGGAIGAGYSGVSAVRSSRIRFFGSEVEYFTSSHERSHLMTAVGMAPPGDEELSTVLVWEGVIGSFHLVDRDWRVVRTVPVLPHPGDRYAFLFSLADPTFPDHGQTPRTDGSGKLMALAAYADAKDADADIESAVDRILAAPVVNPAPKADFADTVLYNAGVQSKAAKTAAALLTKRIFDMFAEAAVRELPAGTPLRISGGCGLNCDWNAAWRDLGHFSSVFVPPCTSDSGSAIGTAIDALAHHGRTTPIDWSVYAGLDFVVDTRPDPGRWHDRPRDDRALAAALASGRIVAWVQGRWEVGPRALGNRSLLAEPYSPATRDRLNEIKRREPYRPIAPCCREEDLAEAFVEDFPDPYMLYFRRVRSPRLAAVTHVDGSARAQSVTAAGNPPLHGLLSAFADRTGLGVLCNTSLNHLRRGFINRMSDLAAYCEERGIDDMVVGDRWYTRTASGGGHAG; translated from the coding sequence ATGGCGATCAAACCAGGCCATGACGGATCCATCGCGGTGGTCGAGGACGGCCGGCTGCTGTGGTGCCTGGAGTCGGAGAAGGACACGTTCCCCCGGTACGCGCCGCTGACTCCGACGACGCTGCTGGAGGCCGCCCAGCGGCTGGACCGCATGCCGGACGTGGTGGCGCTCGGCGGCTGGGCCAAGCCGCGCACGGGCGGCGCGATCGGCGCCGGCTACTCGGGGGTCTCGGCCGTGCGGAGCAGCAGGATCCGGTTCTTCGGCTCCGAGGTCGAGTACTTCACGTCGTCGCATGAGCGCTCGCACCTGATGACCGCCGTCGGGATGGCGCCGCCGGGGGACGAGGAGCTGAGCACCGTCCTGGTCTGGGAAGGCGTGATCGGCTCGTTCCACCTGGTCGACCGGGACTGGCGGGTCGTGCGCACCGTCCCGGTGCTGCCCCACCCGGGCGACCGCTACGCGTTCCTGTTCTCGCTGGCCGATCCGACGTTCCCCGACCACGGGCAGACGCCCCGCACGGACGGCAGCGGCAAGCTGATGGCGCTGGCGGCGTACGCCGACGCGAAGGACGCCGACGCCGACATCGAGTCCGCCGTCGACCGCATCCTGGCCGCGCCGGTCGTCAACCCCGCGCCGAAGGCCGACTTCGCCGACACCGTGCTCTACAACGCCGGCGTCCAGTCGAAGGCCGCGAAGACGGCCGCGGCCCTGCTCACCAAGCGGATCTTCGACATGTTCGCCGAGGCCGCGGTCCGCGAGCTGCCGGCCGGCACGCCGCTGCGGATCTCGGGCGGCTGCGGGCTCAACTGCGACTGGAACGCGGCGTGGCGCGACCTCGGGCACTTCAGCTCGGTGTTCGTTCCGCCGTGCACCAGCGACTCCGGGTCGGCGATCGGGACCGCGATCGACGCGCTGGCCCACCACGGCCGCACCACGCCGATCGACTGGTCGGTGTACGCCGGGCTCGACTTCGTCGTCGACACGCGCCCCGATCCGGGCCGGTGGCACGACCGGCCCCGCGACGACCGCGCCCTGGCGGCGGCGCTCGCGTCCGGCCGGATCGTCGCCTGGGTGCAGGGACGCTGGGAGGTCGGTCCCCGCGCGCTGGGCAACCGGTCGCTGCTGGCCGAGCCCTACTCGCCGGCGACCCGGGACCGGCTCAACGAGATCAAGCGGCGGGAGCCGTACCGGCCGATCGCGCCGTGCTGCCGCGAGGAGGATCTCGCGGAGGCCTTCGTCGAGGACTTCCCCGACCCGTACATGCTGTACTTCCGGCGCGTCCGGTCGCCGCGGCTGGCGGCGGTGACCCACGTCGACGGCTCGGCCCGCGCCCAGAGCGTCACCGCGGCGGGCAATCCGCCGCTGCACGGCCTGCTGAGCGCGTTCGCCGACCGCACCGGGCTGGGCGTGCTGTGCAACACCTCGCTCAACCACCTGCGGCGGGGGTTCATCAACCGGATGTCGGACCTCGCCGCCTACTGCGAGGAACGCGGCATCGACGACATGGTCGTCGGCGACCGCTGGTACACGCGGACGGCCTCGGGAGGCGGACATGCCGGCTGA
- a CDS encoding creatininase family protein, with translation MRIADMTWQEYDDEIGRRIVVLPIGSIDGHGPHLPLSADTIISDHLARQLEERLDVLVLPPLTYGLATDPAASGGRFPGVTNVRAATFTNLVLDVLRASYRHGARRFVLLDSHKVNLGALREAAELFADTAPQARIMAVTWWDVVTEESRNAIAAETGVARHDDHHAAMVETSLVMHAAPHLVREELLADDEIPRRARYFVLPVPQDLRTKTGVVYRAAAASPAIGARLMTEIVTNLVAAVARELGESPQEVLP, from the coding sequence ATGCGCATCGCGGACATGACGTGGCAGGAGTACGACGACGAGATCGGGCGGCGGATCGTCGTCCTGCCGATCGGCTCGATCGACGGCCACGGCCCCCACCTGCCGCTCTCCGCCGACACGATCATCTCCGACCACCTCGCCCGGCAGCTGGAGGAGCGGCTGGACGTCCTGGTCCTGCCGCCCCTGACCTACGGCCTGGCCACCGACCCCGCGGCCAGCGGAGGCCGGTTCCCGGGCGTCACCAACGTGCGGGCCGCGACGTTCACCAACCTGGTGCTGGACGTCCTGCGCGCCTCCTACCGGCACGGCGCCCGCAGGTTCGTGCTGCTCGACTCGCACAAGGTCAACCTGGGCGCGCTCAGGGAGGCGGCCGAGCTGTTCGCCGACACCGCGCCGCAAGCCCGGATCATGGCCGTCACCTGGTGGGACGTGGTGACCGAGGAGAGCCGCAACGCGATCGCCGCCGAGACCGGCGTCGCCCGCCACGACGACCACCACGCGGCGATGGTGGAGACGAGCCTGGTGATGCACGCCGCGCCGCACCTGGTCCGGGAGGAGCTGCTCGCCGACGACGAGATCCCGCGCCGGGCGCGCTACTTCGTCCTCCCCGTGCCGCAGGATCTGCGGACCAAGACCGGCGTCGTCTACCGGGCGGCGGCGGCGAGCCCCGCCATCGGCGCGCGGCTGATGACAGAGATCGTCACCAACCTGGTCGCCGCGGTCGCCCGCGAGCTCGGCGAATCCCCGCAGGAGGTCCTCCCGTAA
- a CDS encoding radical SAM protein, translating into MVDETPPGRIRIWYVSGQRLCNFRCAYCVSVNDYAKSNIADWSDEDRSRFEKVVDWIADRPFRVGVRLATLGEPFASRPFLSKAAGLSTRPNIDFVELLTNGSLLKRRLEQLDREGDIRKISLWVTYHPTEIPLARFIANARFAQERYGCFVVVNGLLFPDNEQQVVDLGRAAEDAGLRFNLDLGYDPLTPHGVHTELGAMVPVLREQAENGIDRAIRLGAHPELLDLNMAAMRDLRGQMCSAGHDYFYIGIRGDVYRCSRYQALDKDRIGNVLDEGFELRPAGEPWTACGAGFGCGNKEDFLHLRRRRPTAGPPPPSLGWVERDASAAAGRARRGGVPGALTHAAPAGPSTEETH; encoded by the coding sequence GTGGTTGACGAAACCCCTCCCGGCCGGATTCGCATCTGGTACGTCTCCGGACAGCGGCTCTGCAATTTCCGCTGCGCGTACTGCGTTTCCGTCAACGATTACGCCAAGAGCAATATCGCCGACTGGTCCGACGAGGACCGATCCCGCTTCGAGAAGGTCGTGGACTGGATCGCCGACCGTCCCTTCCGGGTCGGGGTGCGGCTGGCGACATTGGGAGAGCCGTTCGCGTCCCGGCCGTTCCTGTCGAAGGCGGCCGGGCTGAGCACGCGTCCGAACATCGACTTCGTCGAACTGCTGACCAATGGGTCACTGCTGAAGCGCCGCCTTGAGCAGCTCGACCGCGAAGGGGACATCCGCAAGATCTCACTGTGGGTGACGTACCACCCGACGGAGATCCCGCTGGCGCGGTTCATCGCGAACGCCCGCTTCGCGCAGGAGCGCTACGGATGCTTCGTCGTCGTCAACGGCCTGCTGTTCCCCGACAACGAGCAGCAGGTCGTCGACCTCGGGCGGGCCGCCGAGGACGCGGGCCTGCGGTTCAACCTCGATCTCGGCTACGACCCGCTCACACCGCACGGCGTGCACACCGAACTCGGCGCCATGGTGCCGGTGCTGCGCGAGCAGGCGGAGAACGGGATCGACCGCGCGATCCGCCTCGGCGCGCATCCCGAGCTGCTCGACCTCAACATGGCCGCGATGCGGGACCTGCGCGGGCAGATGTGCAGCGCGGGCCACGACTACTTCTACATCGGCATCCGCGGCGACGTGTACCGGTGCTCGCGCTATCAGGCCCTGGACAAGGACCGGATCGGCAACGTCCTGGACGAGGGCTTCGAGCTCCGGCCGGCCGGCGAGCCCTGGACCGCCTGCGGAGCCGGGTTCGGCTGCGGCAACAAGGAGGACTTCCTGCACCTGCGGCGGCGCCGCCCCACCGCCGGACCGCCGCCCCCCAGCCTCGGCTGGGTCGAGCGCGACGCGTCCGCGGCCGCCGGCCGGGCCCGCCGCGGCGGCGTGCCGGGCGCGCTCACGCACGCGGCGCCGGCCGGGCCCTCCACAGAGGAGACACACTGA
- a CDS encoding radical SAM protein, whose protein sequence is MVYAIDELTPAYPDVTAPEWAAFGAIGLDRSVVWHGDAAALGALHDAAAAPVGRPVLAAAHGPEVVDDLAGRGWLQRPEDLCAEYLLTTAQIEVTAHCNWGCEFCPVSLDRKPPATMPMPLFEEIIEKIAPYDTIRYVTFHFYNEPTLDRFFAERLAVLRTHGLKLRLFTNASRLTEEKIALLRQGDTLFQLVVNLPALDEDSFHDLTGTRGLARTLAGVEAALDAGLPMEMVVNGGGADARRRLGELRERFEPRGVAVRSTLLSDRAGSLAEDYHQDVRVEGRLRGCGWPVNHAHFSVAGDMFICCNDYYQREKFGNIRSGSVHDLMTGEAAVQLRRRVFGVAEAPDDYLCRTCHDQLPDFPRRQFRPLASFPLKGCHRGVGRG, encoded by the coding sequence GTGGTGTACGCGATCGACGAACTGACGCCGGCATATCCGGACGTGACCGCGCCGGAGTGGGCCGCGTTCGGGGCGATCGGGCTGGACCGTTCCGTCGTCTGGCACGGGGACGCCGCCGCGCTCGGCGCCCTGCACGACGCCGCGGCGGCGCCGGTCGGCCGCCCGGTGCTCGCGGCGGCGCACGGCCCCGAGGTCGTCGACGACCTGGCCGGCCGCGGCTGGCTGCAACGCCCCGAGGACCTGTGCGCCGAGTACCTGCTGACCACCGCCCAGATCGAGGTCACGGCGCACTGCAACTGGGGCTGCGAGTTCTGCCCCGTCTCGCTCGACCGCAAGCCGCCGGCGACGATGCCGATGCCGCTGTTCGAGGAGATCATCGAGAAGATCGCTCCGTACGACACCATCCGGTACGTCACGTTCCACTTCTACAACGAGCCGACACTGGACCGCTTCTTCGCCGAGCGCCTGGCGGTCCTGCGCACGCACGGGCTGAAGCTGCGGCTCTTCACCAACGCCAGCAGGCTGACCGAGGAGAAGATCGCCCTGCTCCGGCAGGGGGACACGCTGTTCCAGCTGGTGGTGAACCTGCCGGCGCTCGACGAGGACTCGTTCCACGACCTGACGGGCACCAGGGGCCTCGCGCGGACGCTGGCCGGCGTCGAGGCCGCGCTCGACGCCGGGCTGCCGATGGAGATGGTGGTCAACGGCGGCGGGGCCGACGCGCGGCGCCGGCTCGGCGAGCTGCGGGAGCGGTTCGAGCCGCGCGGCGTCGCGGTCCGCTCGACGCTGCTGTCGGACCGGGCGGGATCGCTGGCGGAGGACTACCACCAGGACGTCCGCGTCGAGGGCAGGCTGCGGGGCTGCGGCTGGCCGGTGAACCACGCGCACTTCTCGGTCGCCGGCGACATGTTCATCTGCTGCAACGACTACTACCAGCGCGAGAAGTTCGGCAATATCCGCTCCGGTTCCGTGCACGACCTCATGACGGGTGAGGCGGCGGTCCAGCTGCGCCGCAGGGTTTTCGGTGTCGCCGAGGCGCCCGACGACTACCTCTGCCGGACGTGCCATGACCAGCTGCCCGACTTTCCCCGCCGGCAGTTCCGCCCGCTCGCCAGCTTCCCGTTGAAAGGCTGCCACCGGGGGGTGGGCCGTGGTTGA
- a CDS encoding RtcB family protein, which yields MTALQQDSRLVRTDDRWLHLPNRWGIPVDICAGADVPIETSAVEEILTVLETADTLARLADATGHGEAGVDRVALTPDLHKGAGIPIGTVLRTSGALIPQAVGNDINCGMRLETTSLDVDRVRPRLDALEGRLRHLFFEGGRRIALSGIQREALLRDGLPGLLAVPGDPASGIWSQHRPEDGRPGRVHGERYPVTTAEPFRDWIDSAGGTSYDSIIGGVGGGNHFAELQYVASVHDRQAAYAWGFELGQVVLMVHSGSLSLGHQANADGLEQARRAWPASVPLPDNKILPILLDERNEAALRRYLDAFGNAANFAVGNRYFLSLMLRQGLAAECGDLTGELVYDAPHNLLWRHDDGTVVHRKGATPAGGYAEMAGGPYAMWGEPVIVPGSMGAASYVLRGHGDPRTLASACHGAGRRVPRGAASRAGDAELDEFLAGFRVVTPLDHRDPAVTRRADVMAAWRRDLKQEAPWVYKDIGPVVSSLERAGVADPVVELRPLLTVKG from the coding sequence GCGCCGACGTGCCGATAGAGACCAGCGCGGTCGAGGAGATCCTCACCGTGCTCGAAACCGCCGACACCCTGGCGCGGCTCGCCGACGCGACCGGGCACGGGGAGGCGGGCGTCGACCGCGTCGCCCTCACTCCGGATCTCCACAAGGGTGCCGGGATCCCGATCGGCACCGTCCTGCGGACCAGCGGCGCGCTGATCCCGCAGGCGGTCGGCAACGACATCAACTGCGGCATGCGGCTGGAGACGACCTCGCTCGACGTCGACCGGGTCCGTCCCCGGCTGGACGCGCTGGAAGGACGGCTGCGGCACCTGTTCTTCGAGGGCGGCCGCCGGATCGCGCTGTCGGGGATCCAGCGGGAGGCCCTCCTGCGGGACGGGCTGCCCGGCCTGCTCGCGGTACCGGGGGACCCCGCGAGCGGAATCTGGTCGCAGCACCGGCCCGAGGACGGGCGGCCAGGCCGCGTCCACGGCGAGCGGTACCCGGTCACGACCGCCGAGCCGTTCCGCGACTGGATCGACAGTGCGGGCGGCACCAGCTACGACAGCATCATCGGCGGCGTCGGCGGCGGCAACCACTTCGCCGAGCTGCAGTACGTCGCGTCGGTCCACGACCGGCAGGCCGCCTACGCCTGGGGGTTCGAGCTCGGGCAGGTCGTGCTGATGGTGCACAGCGGCTCGCTGTCGCTGGGGCACCAGGCGAACGCCGACGGCCTGGAGCAGGCGAGGAGGGCGTGGCCCGCGTCCGTCCCGCTGCCGGACAACAAGATCCTTCCGATCCTTCTCGATGAGCGGAACGAGGCCGCGCTGCGGCGCTATCTCGACGCGTTCGGCAACGCCGCCAACTTCGCGGTCGGCAACCGGTACTTCCTCTCGCTCATGCTGCGCCAGGGCCTTGCCGCGGAGTGCGGCGACCTCACCGGCGAGCTGGTCTACGACGCCCCGCACAACCTGCTGTGGCGGCACGACGACGGGACGGTCGTGCACCGCAAGGGCGCGACTCCCGCGGGCGGGTACGCGGAGATGGCGGGCGGGCCTTACGCGATGTGGGGCGAACCGGTCATCGTGCCCGGGTCGATGGGGGCGGCCAGCTACGTGCTGCGGGGGCACGGCGACCCGCGGACGCTGGCCAGCGCGTGCCACGGCGCCGGGCGCCGCGTTCCGCGCGGAGCGGCGTCGCGGGCCGGCGACGCCGAACTCGACGAGTTCCTCGCCGGGTTCCGTGTCGTCACGCCCCTCGACCACCGCGACCCGGCCGTGACCCGCCGCGCGGACGTCATGGCCGCCTGGCGGCGCGACCTCAAGCAGGAGGCGCCGTGGGTGTACAAGGACATCGGCCCCGTCGTGTCCAGCCTCGAACGGGCCGGCGTCGCGGACCCGGTGGTCGAGCTGCGGCCGCTACTGACCGTCAAGGGATGA